The DNA segment TAACACACCCCGGCGGATCCAAGGCACGCGATGAAATCGTGCCCGGTAATAAAAAAAAGAGGAAAGGCGGCATCGCTGCCGCCCTTCCTTGCATCCTGCAACGACCCCGGTGCGGTTACCGGCGTCAGTTCGTCACGTCGTCCGTTACGTTGGTCAGGGCCCTGGTATTTTGCATCGACCATACGTCTTCCGTCGTATCCGTGTCGATGTTCCCGGCCGCCTCGATCAGGAACGTATTGTCGGAACGCGCGGAGGCGAAGGTGTGCGCCACCGTACCGGTGAATCCGGCGTTGTCCGTCCCACCCGGCGTCGGCGTATACGTTCCGCCGAGGACGTTGGTAAAGGCCCCGCTGACATACCGGTACCGGGCGGTTGTTCCAATCGGCGCCCATGCGATTTCACCGAAGTTCCCGTAATAGTTGTGCTCCCCGTAGTACGCCACCTCGGCCGTGAAGATGCCGCCGAGGTTCGTCTTGGCCTCCGACTGCTTCGACTTCGCCTGGAAGCGCAGGAAGTTCGGGATGGCGATTGCCGCCAGGATGCCGATGATCGCGACGACGATCATCAGTTCGATCAGGGTGAATCCCTTCTTGCTCCGGAGCATGCTCAGCATTCTTTCTTCCTCCTTTCGGGTCTGGGAGAACGATCTCGTTGCTCCGGTATATCGCAAGGGGCGGGCCAAAACTTTAATGCATCCTGAAGGCACACGATCGGAATTTCATTCGATCCCGTGTTTTTGAATCCGATACCGAATCGACCGAAGGGAAATATTGAGTAGTTTCGCGGCTTCCGTCCGGTTTCCCACGGTCTTCTCCAACGCTTTTTCGAGGTATATCTTCTCCAGTTTATCCATCTCCGTGTCCAGGAAAACCCCATCATCCGGGAATGACTCCTTGTAAGAAGCCGATTCACCGGCTTCTCTCGTGACAATTTTTGTCACATTGGGAGGAAGGGCATCGATGGAGATGACATTTTTTGTCTCCATGATCATCGCCCGCTCGAGGATGTTCTCCAGCTCCCTCACGTTCCCGGGGAAATCGTACGCGAGGAGAGCCCGCATGGCCTCGCCGTCGATCCGCCCAAACGGCTTGCCGTGCTTTTCGGCGAACTTCCGGACGAAGTGGGCGGCCAGCGCGGGGATGTCCTCCCGCCGGTCCCGGAGGGGTGGAACGAAGATCTGGATCACGTTCAACCGATAGTAGAGGTCGTCCCGGAACCGCCCCTCCATCATCTCCTGGTTCAGGTCCCGCTTCGACGCGCAGAGAATCCGGAAATCGATCGACAGGTCCTCGTTCCCGCCGACCCGCCGGAACGACCGTTCCTGCAGGGCGCGAAGCAGCTTGCTCTGCATCGGCTGCGGAAGCTCCCCCACCTCGTCGAGGAACAGGGTTCCCCGGTGCGCCGCCTCGAACAGCCCTTTCTTGGTCTGCACCGCGCCGGTGAAAGCCCCGCGGACATGCCCGAACAGCTCGCTCTCGATCAGCGTCTCCGGGATCGCCGCGCAGTTGATCGGGACGAACGGGAACTCCTTCCGGTTGCTCCGGGAGTGGAGGGCGGCCGCCACAAGCTCCTTCCCCGTGCCGCTCTCCCCCAGGATCATGACGTTGGCGTCGGTGGGCGCCACCCGGTCGATGAGCTCGAACACCCCCAGCATCGTCTCGCTGCGCCCGACGATCCCCTCGTACGACGAGGTTCCCCGGACCGACTCGCGGAGCGCCCTCCGGCGCCCCACGGCGTCCTCTTTCCGGGCAAGCGCCGACTGCACGAGCGCGCGCAGCTCCGCGTTGTCGAACGGTTTGGCGATGTAGTCGTACGCGCCGAACTTCATCGCCTCCTTCGCCGTCTCGACGGTGCCGTACGCGGTCAGCACGATCACCTGGGTCCAGGGATTCTTCCGGACCGCCGCCCGCAGCACCTTGAGGCCGTCGTCGGATCGTCCCATCCGGAGATCGGTCAGGACCAGGTCGTACGCGTTCGCCTCGATCGCCTCCTCCGCCTCGGCCAGGGAGGAGGCCGTGTCGACCTCGAACCCCTCCTTCCGGAAGAAAAGACCCAAGACCTGTCGAAGGCTCTGTTCGTCGTCGACTACGAGGACATACTCCTTCAACCCGCCTCCCCGGCCGGGGCGGTTTCCCCCGGGCCGATCTTCCCCTTGCACCCCTTCCTCAGGCAGGAGAGGTGGGTTCCCCCGTCCTTCCGCACCCGTTCGGTCATGGCCGGATACCCGCACTCCGGGCAGACGGCCACGACCGGCTTCCCCCAGGAGGCGAACCTGCATTCGGGATACCGCGAGCAGCTGTAGAACACCTTGCCGAACCGGGAGGAGCGTTCGACCACGTCCCCCTCCCCGCAGTCGGGGCACGACACCCCCACGGGGAACGGCTTGCTGTTGCGGCATTCCGGGTATCCGGAACAGGCGATGTAACGGGACCCTTTCCAGTTCCGGACGACCATCGGCTTTCCGCACTTGTCGCAGGGAACGCCCGCCTCGCGCGGCGGAAGGATCTCCACCGTCCCTTCCGGGGTCTCCCGGAAATCCGCCGTGTTCCGGCAGGTCGGATAGTTCCGGCAGGCGAGGAAACGCCCCGCGCGGCCGAACCGGATCACCATCTCCCCCCCGCAGGCCGAACACGGGATCCCCGTGGCGATCAGCCGCTCCTTCACGTCGTCCATGTCGATCTTCGCCCGCTCGAGCTCCTCGGAAAACGGCAGGTAGAAATCGCCCATCGCCTTCGCCAGCTCCCGCCCGCCGTCCTCGATCAGATCCAGCTCCTCTTCCATCCGGGCCGTGAACGCCACTTCCATCACCCGCGGAAAGCTGTCCTCCAGCAACCCGTTCACGATGGTGCCGAGTTCCGTCGGTGCGAACCGGCCCTCGGCGGTCCTGACGTACCCCCGGTCCCGGATCGTCTTCACGATCGACGCGTAGGTGGACGGGCGGCCGATCCCCTGCTCCTCGAGTTCCTTGATGAGGGAGCTCTCGGAGAAGCGCGGGGGGGGCTGCGTGAAGTGCTGATTGCCGTCCAGGCCGGCGAGGGAGAGGCGGTCCCCCTGCGCAAGCGGCGGGAGGACGATCTCCTCGGGCTTCTCCCCGTCGGCGCCCGGGGAGGCGTCGCCCTTCGTTCCGTTCTCCTCCTCGGGCGGTTCCCCGTTCGCCGGCTCGTGCCGCTCCTCCGTCGCGTTCCCCTGGTACACCTGAAGGAATCCCGCGAACTTCGGGATGGACCCGCTCGCGCGGAAGAGGTATCCGCCCGCGATCCCCCCCGCCGGGTCGCAGAGGATGTCGACCGTCGTCTGCTCGAATTCGGCCGCCGCCATCTGCGAAGCCACGAACCGGTTCCAGACCAGTTCGTACAGCCGGAACTGGTCCCGGTTGAGGATCCCCTTGAGGGAGGAAGGAGGGTGCTCCATGGAGGTGGGCCGAATCGCTTCGTGGGCGTCCTGCGCCGACTTCCGGTTCCGGAACGCGTTCGGGTTCCCGGGCAGGAACGGTTCGCCGTATTCCCGGCGAATGAGGTCGCGGACCGCCGCGACCGCCTCGTCGGCGACCCG comes from the Deltaproteobacteria bacterium genome and includes:
- the topA gene encoding type I DNA topoisomerase, whose protein sequence is MAKSLVVVESPAKAKTIQKILGRGFQVLSSMGHVKDLPKSRMGVDVEHGFAPSYVVIKDRKKVLGEILESARSVDTVYLAPDPDREGEAIAWHIADAIRQDGEKRMKRKGSRTAAPPKGRKAAGSASPVIHRVLFHEITKKGIAQGMAAPRPLDRNKFDAQQARRILDRIVGYTLSPLLWTKVRRGLSAGRVQSVAVKMVCAREKEILAFVPEEYWSLTARLSAEVPPPFPAKLVEAGGKKIRPRNGEETAALRAAVENGPFVVREVRKKQRRRLAPAPFTTSKLQQEASRALRMQAHRTMMVAQSLYEGVEIPGAGLVGLITYMRTDSVRVADEAVAAVRDLIRREYGEPFLPGNPNAFRNRKSAQDAHEAIRPTSMEHPPSSLKGILNRDQFRLYELVWNRFVASQMAAAEFEQTTVDILCDPAGGIAGGYLFRASGSIPKFAGFLQVYQGNATEERHEPANGEPPEEENGTKGDASPGADGEKPEEIVLPPLAQGDRLSLAGLDGNQHFTQPPPRFSESSLIKELEEQGIGRPSTYASIVKTIRDRGYVRTAEGRFAPTELGTIVNGLLEDSFPRVMEVAFTARMEEELDLIEDGGRELAKAMGDFYLPFSEELERAKIDMDDVKERLIATGIPCSACGGEMVIRFGRAGRFLACRNYPTCRNTADFRETPEGTVEILPPREAGVPCDKCGKPMVVRNWKGSRYIACSGYPECRNSKPFPVGVSCPDCGEGDVVERSSRFGKVFYSCSRYPECRFASWGKPVVAVCPECGYPAMTERVRKDGGTHLSCLRKGCKGKIGPGETAPAGEAG
- a CDS encoding sigma-54-dependent Fis family transcriptional regulator — its product is MKEYVLVVDDEQSLRQVLGLFFRKEGFEVDTASSLAEAEEAIEANAYDLVLTDLRMGRSDDGLKVLRAAVRKNPWTQVIVLTAYGTVETAKEAMKFGAYDYIAKPFDNAELRALVQSALARKEDAVGRRRALRESVRGTSSYEGIVGRSETMLGVFELIDRVAPTDANVMILGESGTGKELVAAALHSRSNRKEFPFVPINCAAIPETLIESELFGHVRGAFTGAVQTKKGLFEAAHRGTLFLDEVGELPQPMQSKLLRALQERSFRRVGGNEDLSIDFRILCASKRDLNQEMMEGRFRDDLYYRLNVIQIFVPPLRDRREDIPALAAHFVRKFAEKHGKPFGRIDGEAMRALLAYDFPGNVRELENILERAMIMETKNVISIDALPPNVTKIVTREAGESASYKESFPDDGVFLDTEMDKLEKIYLEKALEKTVGNRTEAAKLLNISLRSIRYRIQKHGIE